A window from Enterocloster bolteae encodes these proteins:
- a CDS encoding S8 family peptidase translates to MADCPFNSADENIADFIYRIGSQQQIVGNPADIPCMDYVNDEYNIIYTPLDTVTPISLARYSYYTVPGLFSLLDSSSMEASGILTTFAAPALGNRGRGTLIGIVDTGIDYTNPLFRYQDGSTRIAGLWDQSIPTGEDVIPPGVPAYYELSGASYGTEFTREQINQALASDSPLDLVPSTDTNGHGTFLAGIAAGGSLPEQDFTGAAPECEIIVVKLKQAKRYLREFYLVSQDADAYQENDIMMGIKYLRVTAFRLGRPLIILIALGSNLGSHEGTSPLSSVVQDASRFLGRAAVIAAGNETGRAHHHFGTIPSGQEWDDVEIRVGPEESARGFSLELWASTADTYSVGFVSPSGEIISRIPIIARNETSIPFLLEPTVITVNYQLIESGAGKQLIFMRFRNPVAGIWKVRVYNTQYFTGEFHMWLPSEGLVSDETVFLRPTPDTTITLPGNTAAPITVGAYNHLNNSIYIHSSRGFTPSGIVKPELAAPGVNVMGPSVGRRAGGSVPMTTRSGTSVAAAHVAGAVASLFGWGIVESNQITMSQASVKSYLIRGARRNPALRYPNEEWGYGALDLYETFRRIRE, encoded by the coding sequence ATGGCAGACTGCCCATTTAATTCCGCCGACGAGAATATTGCTGATTTCATATACAGAATTGGAAGCCAGCAGCAGATAGTCGGCAATCCGGCCGATATTCCCTGTATGGATTATGTGAACGATGAATACAATATCATCTACACTCCTCTGGATACCGTAACCCCCATTTCCCTGGCCCGATACAGCTACTATACTGTACCCGGACTTTTTTCCCTTCTGGACAGTTCCAGCATGGAGGCCTCCGGCATACTTACCACCTTTGCCGCGCCTGCCCTGGGAAACAGGGGGCGCGGAACCCTAATAGGTATCGTGGATACCGGCATTGACTATACCAACCCCTTATTCCGCTATCAGGACGGCTCCACCCGAATCGCCGGACTGTGGGACCAGAGCATCCCCACAGGAGAGGATGTCATTCCTCCCGGCGTGCCGGCCTATTATGAACTCAGCGGCGCCTCTTATGGCACTGAATTTACCAGGGAGCAAATCAACCAGGCCCTTGCCTCCGACAGCCCCCTGGACCTGGTGCCCTCCACAGACACCAATGGCCACGGTACCTTCCTGGCCGGTATTGCCGCCGGCGGCTCCCTGCCGGAACAGGACTTCACTGGCGCGGCTCCGGAATGCGAGATCATAGTGGTCAAACTGAAACAGGCAAAACGCTATCTCCGCGAATTCTACCTTGTCAGCCAGGACGCAGATGCTTATCAGGAAAATGACATCATGATGGGAATTAAATACCTGAGGGTGACCGCATTCCGCCTTGGACGCCCCCTCATCATCCTCATAGCCCTTGGCTCCAACCTTGGAAGCCATGAAGGTACCTCACCCTTAAGCAGCGTTGTACAGGATGCCAGCCGTTTCCTGGGCCGGGCAGCGGTCATCGCGGCAGGCAATGAGACAGGCCGGGCCCATCACCATTTCGGCACCATTCCGTCCGGACAGGAGTGGGATGATGTGGAAATCCGGGTGGGACCGGAGGAATCCGCCCGCGGTTTTTCCCTGGAGCTCTGGGCATCCACTGCCGATACCTACTCTGTGGGCTTTGTCTCCCCCAGCGGCGAGATAATCTCCCGTATTCCTATTATAGCCAGGAACGAGACCTCTATCCCTTTTCTTCTGGAACCAACGGTCATTACGGTCAATTACCAGCTCATTGAATCCGGCGCCGGAAAACAGCTGATATTCATGCGTTTTAGAAATCCTGTGGCCGGCATATGGAAGGTGCGGGTCTATAATACCCAATATTTTACAGGAGAATTCCATATGTGGCTGCCCTCCGAGGGACTAGTATCGGATGAGACCGTATTTCTGCGTCCCACTCCCGACACCACCATTACCCTGCCCGGCAATACGGCCGCGCCCATTACAGTGGGGGCCTATAATCACCTGAACAACAGTATTTACATCCACTCCAGCCGCGGCTTCACCCCTTCCGGTATTGTAAAGCCGGAGCTGGCAGCTCCAGGCGTCAATGTAATGGGGCCTTCTGTAGGCCGCAGAGCTGGCGGATCCGTACCCATGACCACCCGCAGCGGCACCTCAGTGGCTGCCGCCCACGTGGCCGGCGCCGTGGCCAGCCTCTTTGGCTGGGGAATCGTGGAGAGCAACCAGATTACCATGAGCCAGGCGTCCGTGAAATCTTATTTGATCCGGGGTGCAAGAAGAAATCCAGCACTCCGCTACCCCAACGAAGAATGGGGCTACGGAGCACTGGATTTATATGAAACCTTCCGGCGTATCAGGGAATAA
- the scfA gene encoding six-cysteine ranthipeptide SCIFF has product MKHVKTLNTNTLKDTMKKGGCGECQTSCQSACKTSCTVGNQSCENANR; this is encoded by the coding sequence ATGAAGCACGTTAAGACATTGAATACCAATACCTTAAAGGACACAATGAAGAAGGGCGGATGCGGCGAGTGCCAGACTTCCTGCCAGTCAGCCTGCAAGACATCCTGTACAGTAGGAAACCAGAGCTGCGAGAACGCTAACCGCTAA
- a CDS encoding glycosyltransferase family 2 protein produces the protein MSDHRNDYEAECDYKAGRGNEAGCDNKAGCGNEAGRGNETGRRTGRRRKVTIVIPNYNGLKFMEPCFKALSMQICRDFDILVVDNGSTDGSVEWLKEQEIPAIFLPENTGFSGAVNVGLKAAATPYVILLNNDTEPDFHYVGEMIKAIERSPKIFSVSCKMIQLCRKELMDDAGDMYSLLGWAYQRGVGRSSAKYNRACRIFSACAGAAIYRREVFDEIGYFDEMHFAYLEDLDVGYRARIAGYDNIYCPTAMVYHVGSGTSGSKYNPFKVKLAARNNIYLNYKNMPLLQLAVNLVPILLGMGLKYMFFKKKGFGRDYAAGVKEGLATAKRCRKVPYNRERLKNYLAIEWELITGTLIYVYEFAARQIAKL, from the coding sequence ATGAGTGACCATAGAAATGATTATGAAGCAGAATGCGATTATAAAGCGGGACGCGGCAATGAAGCGGGATGCGATAATAAAGCAGGATGCGGCAATGAAGCGGGACGTGGCAATGAAACCGGCCGAAGAACAGGCAGGCGCAGAAAGGTAACCATCGTCATACCCAATTATAACGGGCTTAAGTTTATGGAACCCTGTTTCAAAGCTCTCAGCATGCAGATTTGCCGGGATTTTGACATCCTGGTGGTGGACAACGGTTCCACAGACGGAAGCGTGGAGTGGCTGAAGGAGCAAGAGATTCCGGCCATTTTCCTGCCGGAGAACACCGGGTTCTCAGGCGCGGTGAATGTGGGCCTTAAGGCGGCGGCGACTCCCTATGTGATTCTGCTCAACAATGACACGGAGCCGGACTTCCACTATGTGGGAGAAATGATTAAGGCCATTGAGCGCTCCCCAAAGATATTTTCCGTCAGCTGCAAGATGATTCAGCTCTGCCGCAAGGAGCTGATGGACGATGCCGGGGATATGTACAGTCTGTTGGGCTGGGCATACCAGAGAGGGGTGGGACGCTCATCCGCAAAATATAACAGGGCCTGCCGCATCTTCTCGGCCTGCGCCGGGGCAGCCATCTACCGCAGGGAGGTGTTTGATGAAATCGGATACTTTGACGAGATGCATTTTGCGTACCTGGAGGATTTGGACGTTGGCTACAGGGCCAGAATTGCGGGATATGACAACATCTACTGTCCCACGGCCATGGTTTATCATGTGGGAAGCGGCACCAGCGGTTCCAAGTACAATCCCTTCAAGGTAAAGCTGGCTGCCAGGAATAATATTTATCTGAATTATAAAAACATGCCCCTTTTGCAGCTGGCGGTGAACCTGGTTCCGATTCTCCTGGGAATGGGACTTAAATACATGTTTTTTAAGAAAAAGGGATTTGGAAGGGATTATGCGGCTGGCGTGAAGGAAGGCCTGGCAACCGCTAAAAGGTGCCGGAAGGTGCCTTACAACAGGGAGCGGCTTAAAAATTATCTGGCCATTGAGTGGGAATTGATTACAGGGACCCTTATCTATGTTTATGAGTTTGCCGCAAGGCAGATTGCTAAATTATGA
- a CDS encoding LCP family protein, giving the protein MNREFDNGFDEEEERLRSRSRKRDLGAGAGADSDTMPRGRTGGSGQEIRGAGQAGRAGSGGGSRQGTPVSAGRASVRTASDGRGSGSAAGPSSGSGARPRYAGVGDAERTPGIPGKNGGMRSTYAGERMPERPVSGEGKTGQRPRFAGEKPAGRPGGTAGGAGERPGYTGTGGKGGARPGYTGTGSGSGERPVYTGTGSKTGEHPGYTGTGSKTGERPGYTGGGSKTGEHPGYTGTGSKTGERPGYTGAGGRSGERPRFTGDRPDGRPGVSGSRPGERPRYTGEGKGTRTAAGNLGAGETGSRTYSRSYAGAEDLGAGKGRDSSFGRNGGGAGGRRAAREAAAADPAAAEIKRRRKLIIVFIILEILFLLGTGLYRYAQNKMSLIQPSQFKPAQVTNPNIPQGKVEEMEGYWTIALFGVDSRNNSVGKGNNADVIIICNIDQGTGEIKLVSVFRDTYLSVSDNGLYNKINQAYFLGGPEQAVEALNRNLDLQIDDFATFNWKAVVDAVNILGGVDVELSKAEFYYINAYITETVEATGVGSYQLKQAGLNHLDGVQAVAYARLRKMDTDFARTERQREIIDLCFQKLKKSDFAVVNNVMEAVFPQILSSVTIDDIIPAARNLTKYTIADTMGFPAARSDANMGKKGACVIPQTLESNVTLLHQFLFGDENYQPSDMVKKISAKISADTGMYNEAKPIDHVGTDGGYIPKPTQATKATEETKENESESSTSGTDESIIDGETDLEIETDEFGNELDPPEDDIFGRPGESSGSGTVHPGRPGESSSGSIFPGAETSEGDQTTGPGAITYPGQDPTRGTSAAYPGASKGTTAAYPGSQGTSPAYPGSTKGSTAAYPGSTKGSTAAYPGASSEEYVPEGPGSVIIGPGN; this is encoded by the coding sequence ATGAATCGTGAGTTTGACAATGGATTTGATGAGGAAGAAGAGAGATTAAGAAGCCGCAGCAGGAAGCGCGATTTGGGCGCCGGTGCCGGGGCTGATTCAGATACAATGCCCCGCGGGCGTACCGGAGGCAGCGGGCAGGAGATAAGGGGCGCCGGACAGGCGGGCCGCGCAGGTTCGGGAGGCGGATCCAGGCAGGGAACGCCGGTATCTGCCGGCAGGGCGTCAGTAAGGACTGCATCAGATGGCCGCGGCTCAGGTTCGGCTGCCGGGCCCAGCTCCGGTTCCGGCGCCCGTCCGCGCTATGCCGGAGTGGGAGACGCAGAGCGTACCCCGGGCATACCAGGAAAGAACGGCGGAATGCGAAGCACCTATGCAGGTGAGAGGATGCCGGAACGCCCTGTAAGCGGTGAGGGAAAGACAGGCCAGCGTCCGCGTTTTGCAGGAGAGAAGCCGGCGGGCCGTCCCGGAGGCACGGCCGGAGGGGCCGGTGAGCGCCCCGGATACACAGGCACAGGCGGCAAGGGCGGAGCGCGTCCCGGATACACGGGCACAGGCAGCGGATCCGGTGAACGCCCCGTATATACGGGCACAGGCAGCAAGACCGGTGAACACCCCGGATATACAGGCACGGGCAGCAAGACCGGTGAGCGCCCCGGATATACAGGCGGGGGCAGCAAGACCGGTGAACACCCCGGATATACAGGCACGGGCAGCAAGACCGGTGAACGCCCCGGATATACAGGCGCGGGCGGCAGGAGCGGTGAACGCCCCAGATTCACAGGGGACCGGCCTGACGGAAGGCCGGGAGTCTCAGGAAGCAGGCCGGGAGAACGGCCAAGGTATACAGGTGAAGGAAAAGGTACCAGGACGGCAGCCGGGAATTTGGGGGCTGGTGAGACTGGCAGCCGCACATACAGCCGGTCCTATGCCGGGGCGGAAGACCTTGGCGCCGGTAAGGGCAGGGATTCGTCTTTCGGAAGGAACGGGGGCGGAGCAGGAGGCCGCAGGGCAGCCAGGGAAGCGGCGGCAGCGGATCCGGCAGCAGCAGAGATCAAGCGCCGCCGTAAGTTGATAATTGTATTCATCATACTGGAAATCTTATTCCTTTTGGGAACCGGGCTTTACCGGTATGCGCAGAATAAGATGAGTCTGATTCAGCCAAGCCAGTTTAAACCGGCCCAGGTGACTAACCCTAATATCCCTCAGGGGAAGGTGGAGGAGATGGAGGGATACTGGACCATTGCCCTCTTTGGTGTGGACAGCCGGAATAACTCGGTGGGAAAGGGCAATAACGCCGATGTTATCATCATATGCAACATTGACCAGGGCACCGGCGAGATTAAGCTTGTCAGCGTGTTCAGGGACACATATCTCAGTGTAAGCGACAACGGGCTGTACAATAAGATCAATCAGGCTTATTTCCTGGGAGGTCCTGAGCAGGCAGTGGAGGCGCTGAACAGAAACCTGGACCTGCAGATAGATGATTTTGCCACATTTAACTGGAAAGCAGTGGTGGATGCGGTCAATATTCTGGGCGGAGTGGATGTGGAGCTGAGCAAGGCGGAATTTTACTATATCAATGCCTATATTACGGAGACTGTGGAGGCTACCGGTGTAGGGTCCTATCAGTTAAAACAGGCGGGGCTCAACCATCTGGACGGTGTCCAGGCAGTTGCGTATGCAAGGCTTCGTAAGATGGATACAGACTTTGCCAGGACAGAGCGCCAGCGGGAAATCATAGACCTATGTTTCCAGAAACTCAAGAAATCCGACTTTGCGGTGGTAAACAATGTCATGGAGGCAGTGTTCCCCCAGATTCTTTCCAGCGTTACCATTGATGACATTATACCGGCAGCCAGAAATCTGACCAAGTATACCATAGCGGATACCATGGGATTCCCGGCAGCCAGAAGCGATGCCAATATGGGCAAGAAGGGCGCCTGCGTCATTCCCCAGACACTGGAGAGCAATGTAACCCTTCTCCACCAGTTCCTGTTTGGGGATGAAAATTACCAGCCCAGTGATATGGTAAAGAAGATCAGTGCCAAAATATCAGCGGATACAGGCATGTACAATGAAGCTAAGCCAATCGACCATGTGGGAACAGACGGAGGGTATATCCCCAAGCCCACTCAGGCGACCAAGGCAACGGAAGAGACAAAAGAAAATGAGTCTGAGAGCAGCACGTCCGGGACAGATGAGTCCATTATTGACGGCGAGACGGATTTGGAGATAGAGACCGACGAGTTCGGCAATGAACTGGATCCGCCTGAGGATGATATATTCGGAAGGCCGGGGGAGAGCAGCGGATCCGGTACCGTCCATCCCGGCCGGCCGGGAGAGAGCAGCTCAGGCAGCATATTCCCGGGGGCCGAGACCTCAGAGGGCGACCAGACAACCGGACCAGGCGCAATCACCTATCCGGGCCAGGACCCCACCAGGGGAACCAGCGCAGCTTATCCGGGCGCCTCTAAGGGGACCACGGCTGCGTATCCCGGAAGCCAGGGAACGTCCCCGGCTTATCCTGGCAGCACCAAGGGGAGCACCGCAGCTTACCCTGGCAGCACCAAGGGAAGTACGGCAGCTTATCCGGGCGCATCGTCCGAGGAATACGTGCCGGAGGGACCGGGGTCTGTGATCATCGGACCGGGAAATTAA
- a CDS encoding signal peptidase II: protein MIYGWIIGGLAALDLGVKSVVEGQEDDTFPRDLPSAKGFIKLHKNHNSGFPFGFMKERPELVKGIPLMVISAMAGALAAMMQDKGKTGEKLGLSLVMGGALSNLYDRVVRGYVVDYFTIEWKSLKKVVFNLGDMFVFLGSAVFVLAQAVGSLEDAGVKKKKK from the coding sequence ATGATTTATGGCTGGATAATAGGCGGGCTGGCTGCCCTGGACCTGGGGGTCAAGAGCGTGGTGGAAGGTCAGGAGGACGACACGTTTCCAAGGGACCTGCCGTCTGCCAAAGGATTTATAAAGCTTCATAAGAACCACAACAGCGGTTTTCCCTTCGGATTTATGAAGGAAAGACCGGAATTGGTAAAGGGGATTCCGCTTATGGTGATTTCGGCCATGGCCGGAGCACTGGCAGCCATGATGCAGGATAAGGGAAAGACCGGGGAGAAGCTGGGCCTGTCTCTTGTGATGGGAGGCGCTCTCAGCAATCTGTACGACCGTGTGGTGCGCGGGTATGTGGTGGATTACTTCACCATTGAATGGAAATCCCTTAAGAAGGTGGTGTTCAATCTGGGCGACATGTTCGTGTTTTTGGGAAGTGCTGTCTTTGTGCTGGCACAGGCTGTGGGGAGCCTGGAAGATGCGGGTGTGAAGAAGAAAAAGAAATAA
- a CDS encoding undecaprenyl-phosphate glucose phosphotransferase, whose amino-acid sequence MIKDNQKRLNRMHVLLDILVTVVAYALAWFIVISGKVLPLDEGVLKPQVYFMALIFIVPIYLILYASFHLYVPKRIQGRRSELANICKANVIGLMLFTFVLFGLRRFVSHLSYFSTKMILAFFAANIILLEAERISIRIFLRSLRTNGYNQKHVLLIGYSRAAEGFIDRVSVNPEWGYHVQGILDDHRPAGFAYKKVQVLGPTNHLEDFLASNTLDEIAITLSIKEYSNLEQIVAACEKSGVHTKFIPDYNNIIPTIPYMEDLQGLPVIHIRHVPLTGVFNATMKRIVDLAGALFGLIVFSPLMLVTALLIKITSPGPVLFSQERIGLHNRPFKMYKFRSMEVQDPGRERSQWTTPHDPRVTPVGRFIRKTSIDEMPQFFNVLIGDMSLVGPRPERPLFVEKFKEEIPRYMIKHQVRPGLTGWAQVNGYRGDTSITKRIEHDLYYIENWSLGFDFKIMFLTVFKGFINKNAY is encoded by the coding sequence ATGATAAAAGATAACCAGAAAAGGCTGAACCGCATGCATGTCCTGCTGGATATACTGGTCACTGTGGTGGCCTATGCTCTGGCATGGTTCATTGTCATCAGCGGAAAGGTACTGCCCTTAGACGAAGGCGTGCTAAAGCCCCAGGTATATTTTATGGCGCTCATTTTTATCGTGCCCATATACCTGATTCTATATGCCAGTTTCCATCTGTATGTGCCCAAACGGATTCAGGGGCGGCGTTCGGAACTGGCCAATATCTGCAAGGCCAATGTCATCGGCCTTATGCTCTTTACGTTCGTGCTTTTTGGCCTGCGAAGGTTCGTAAGCCATCTGAGCTATTTCTCCACAAAGATGATTCTGGCATTCTTTGCGGCCAATATCATCCTGCTGGAAGCAGAGCGGATATCAATACGCATCTTCCTGCGCTCCCTGCGGACCAACGGCTATAATCAGAAGCATGTGCTCCTTATTGGCTACAGCCGGGCGGCCGAAGGGTTCATCGACAGGGTCAGCGTCAATCCGGAATGGGGTTACCATGTCCAGGGAATCCTGGATGACCACCGGCCGGCCGGCTTTGCATATAAAAAGGTACAGGTGCTGGGACCCACCAATCATCTGGAGGATTTCCTGGCGTCCAATACGCTGGACGAAATAGCCATTACCCTGAGCATCAAAGAGTACTCTAATCTGGAACAGATTGTGGCTGCCTGCGAGAAATCAGGCGTGCATACAAAGTTCATACCGGATTATAATAACATAATACCGACGATTCCCTATATGGAAGACCTTCAGGGACTTCCGGTAATCCACATCCGCCATGTGCCCCTTACCGGGGTGTTTAACGCCACCATGAAACGGATAGTGGATTTAGCCGGCGCTCTGTTTGGTCTGATTGTATTTTCGCCTCTCATGCTGGTTACGGCTCTGCTCATCAAAATCACTTCACCAGGGCCCGTGCTTTTCAGCCAGGAGAGGATAGGGCTGCACAACCGTCCCTTTAAGATGTACAAGTTCCGTTCCATGGAGGTTCAGGACCCGGGCAGGGAGCGCAGCCAGTGGACAACGCCCCATGATCCCAGGGTAACGCCTGTGGGACGTTTCATACGCAAGACAAGCATTGACGAGATGCCCCAGTTTTTTAATGTCCTCATTGGTGATATGAGTCTGGTGGGGCCCCGGCCGGAGCGGCCGCTGTTTGTGGAAAAATTTAAAGAAGAGATACCGCGGTATATGATTAAGCATCAGGTGCGTCCGGGACTCACGGGCTGGGCCCAGGTCAACGGCTACCGCGGGGATACATCAATTACCAAGAGGATTGAGCATGACCTTTATTACATTGAGAACTGGAGTCTGGGTTTTGACTTCAAGATTATGTTTCTCACTGTTTTCAAGGGATTTATTAATAAAAATGCATATTGA
- a CDS encoding TIGR04086 family membrane protein: MENGIVKPMLRSLLISYVLSGILLAALAFALYKLRLKEGQVNLMVYAVYLLTCLCGGFLAGKRIRQRRFFWGLLSGLLYFLVLFAVSWAMNMGSAIDMERSVTVMGICALGGTIGGMLS; encoded by the coding sequence ATGGAAAATGGTATTGTGAAGCCCATGCTCCGCTCCCTGCTCATCTCCTATGTGCTGTCAGGAATCCTTCTGGCTGCCCTGGCCTTTGCCCTCTATAAACTGCGCCTGAAAGAGGGACAGGTGAACCTGATGGTGTATGCCGTGTATCTTTTGACCTGCTTATGCGGCGGTTTTCTGGCGGGCAAACGCATCCGGCAGCGCCGGTTCTTCTGGGGGCTTCTGTCAGGGCTTCTGTACTTCCTGGTGCTTTTTGCAGTGTCCTGGGCCATGAATATGGGGTCAGCCATTGATATGGAGCGGTCTGTCACCGTCATGGGCATATGCGCGCTGGGAGGAACCATAGGGGGGATGCTCAGTTAA
- the clpX gene encoding ATP-dependent Clp protease ATP-binding subunit ClpX, with protein sequence MDEKEYTQDVETSGHGEDKDKQKEEDRYEKVCYMCRRPESKAGPMISMPGGMNLCHDCMQKAFDSVTKGGMDFSKLPNMPYMNMNLNDLNMTPPAVEIPKKQKIKKKAKEQPVLTMKDIPAPHVIKAELDEYVIGQEKAKKVMAVAVYNHYKRAFLDQPPQDGAGEDAGTDKNIVIEKSNILMIGPTGSGKTYLVKTLARLLDVPLAIADATSLTEAGYIGDDIESVVSKLLAAADNDVERAQRGIIFIDEIDKIAKKKQTNARDVSGESVQQELLKLLEGSTVEVPVGSNQKNAMTPMATVNTDNILFICGGAFPDLEEIIKERLMKKITMGFGSILKDTYDKDPDILGQVTNEDLRTFGMIPEFLGRLPVTVTLQGLTEDMMVRILKEPKNAITKQYERLLEMDEVRLVFEDEALKWIAGEAIKRGTGARALRAILEEFMLDIMYEIPKDPNIGSVVVTRPYLEKSGGPLIQMRG encoded by the coding sequence TTGGACGAGAAAGAGTATACCCAGGATGTGGAGACATCCGGCCATGGTGAAGATAAAGACAAACAAAAGGAAGAAGACCGCTATGAAAAGGTGTGTTACATGTGCCGGCGGCCTGAGAGCAAGGCCGGCCCCATGATATCCATGCCCGGCGGCATGAATCTCTGCCATGACTGTATGCAGAAAGCATTTGATTCCGTGACAAAGGGGGGCATGGATTTTTCCAAACTGCCTAATATGCCCTATATGAACATGAACCTCAATGACCTGAACATGACGCCTCCCGCAGTGGAAATCCCCAAAAAGCAGAAAATCAAGAAAAAAGCCAAGGAACAGCCGGTCCTGACTATGAAGGATATACCGGCGCCCCATGTCATCAAGGCAGAGCTGGACGAATATGTTATCGGCCAGGAAAAGGCCAAGAAGGTAATGGCAGTGGCTGTATATAACCATTATAAAAGGGCATTTCTGGACCAGCCGCCTCAGGACGGGGCAGGGGAGGATGCCGGAACAGATAAGAACATTGTCATTGAAAAGTCCAACATACTGATGATTGGTCCAACAGGAAGCGGAAAGACCTATCTTGTTAAGACGCTGGCCAGACTTCTGGATGTACCGCTGGCCATTGCCGACGCCACCTCCCTGACAGAGGCCGGTTATATCGGCGATGATATAGAAAGCGTGGTGTCCAAGCTTCTGGCTGCTGCGGATAACGATGTGGAACGGGCTCAGAGGGGAATCATATTCATTGATGAGATTGACAAGATTGCCAAGAAGAAACAGACCAATGCCAGAGATGTAAGCGGCGAATCCGTACAGCAGGAGCTGCTCAAGCTGCTGGAGGGAAGCACTGTGGAGGTGCCGGTAGGCTCCAACCAGAAAAACGCCATGACACCCATGGCAACAGTGAATACGGATAATATCCTGTTCATCTGCGGCGGCGCCTTCCCCGATTTGGAGGAAATCATTAAGGAGCGCCTGATGAAGAAAATCACCATGGGCTTTGGTTCTATACTGAAGGATACATATGATAAGGATCCCGATATTCTGGGGCAGGTGACCAATGAGGATTTGCGGACCTTTGGAATGATTCCTGAGTTTCTGGGAAGGCTTCCTGTGACAGTAACCCTTCAGGGGCTTACGGAGGATATGATGGTCCGCATCCTGAAAGAGCCGAAGAATGCCATCACCAAGCAGTATGAGCGTCTGCTGGAGATGGATGAGGTGCGGCTGGTCTTTGAGGATGAGGCCCTTAAATGGATTGCCGGTGAAGCCATCAAGAGAGGGACCGGGGCCAGGGCGCTGAGGGCCATTCTGGAGGAATTCATGCTGGATATCATGTATGAGATTCCCAAGGACCCTAATATCGGCTCTGTTGTTGTCACCCGTCCCTATCTGGAAAAAAGCGGCGGACCATTGATACAGATGCGTGGATAA
- a CDS encoding S1C family serine protease, whose translation MYDNDQNYGWKSYDNQSYDNRQYGGDPYGRRPQPEDMPPKKKKGGILKKAVLITAGALLFGTVSGATMVGVNVAASRFMGNSAAASAEAEKKEEISKAQTESQGSGQDNGQGSAQGNGGYQQGQRNNGKAVADVSDIVEQAMPTVVAITSTAVYQSNNYGYGWFFRGGPQTYEVPSSGSGIIVGENDKELLIVTNNHVVEDSTSLKVAFIDSEVVDAAIKGTDAETDLAVIAVPLEQIKDDTKSKIKVARLGNSDELKVGQGVVAIGNALGYGQSVTVGYVSALNREVRVSNTSTRELLQTDAAINPGNSGGALLNMKGEVIGINAAKYSSTEVEGIGYAIPISKAEDIMNQLMNRKTMNPVEEAKRGYLGIQGTSVDEESAAAFGMPRGVYVYKILEEGAAAQSDLREKDIITRVDGQSVRNMTDLQELLACYEMGEQIDLTVQSQKDGEYQERTVTITLKAMPQENTETQAQ comes from the coding sequence ATGTACGACAACGACCAGAACTACGGGTGGAAGTCTTATGATAACCAGAGTTATGACAACAGGCAGTACGGCGGGGACCCATACGGGCGCCGTCCCCAGCCGGAGGATATGCCCCCAAAGAAGAAAAAAGGCGGCATTTTAAAAAAAGCAGTCCTGATTACAGCGGGTGCCCTTCTCTTTGGCACTGTCTCAGGGGCGACCATGGTGGGGGTCAATGTGGCTGCATCCAGATTCATGGGAAACAGCGCGGCTGCATCGGCTGAAGCGGAAAAAAAGGAAGAGATATCAAAGGCCCAGACAGAAAGTCAGGGCAGCGGACAGGATAACGGCCAGGGCAGCGCCCAGGGTAACGGCGGATACCAGCAGGGCCAGAGGAACAATGGAAAGGCAGTGGCGGATGTGTCCGATATTGTGGAACAGGCCATGCCCACAGTGGTGGCAATTACCAGTACGGCGGTATACCAGAGCAATAATTACGGATACGGCTGGTTCTTCAGGGGCGGCCCCCAGACCTATGAGGTACCCAGCAGCGGTTCGGGAATCATAGTGGGTGAGAATGACAAGGAACTTCTTATCGTGACCAATAACCATGTGGTGGAGGATTCCACCTCCCTGAAGGTGGCCTTTATTGACAGTGAGGTAGTGGATGCAGCCATCAAGGGAACGGACGCAGAAACGGATCTGGCAGTCATAGCAGTGCCCCTGGAGCAGATTAAGGACGATACCAAGAGCAAGATTAAGGTGGCCAGGCTGGGCAACTCCGATGAACTGAAGGTGGGACAGGGCGTTGTAGCCATTGGCAATGCGCTGGGCTACGGCCAGTCCGTGACCGTGGGGTATGTAAGCGCCCTTAACCGGGAGGTCAGGGTATCAAATACCAGTACCAGGGAACTTCTGCAGACAGATGCGGCCATCAATCCCGGCAACAGCGGAGGAGCCCTTCTTAATATGAAGGGAGAGGTGATAGGAATCAACGCCGCCAAGTATTCCTCCACCGAGGTAGAGGGAATCGGCTATGCAATTCCCATATCCAAGGCAGAAGACATCATGAACCAGCTTATGAACCGCAAGACCATGAATCCGGTGGAGGAGGCCAAAAGAGGCTATCTGGGCATACAGGGAACCAGCGTGGATGAAGAGTCCGCAGCGGCTTTCGGAATGCCAAGAGGTGTGTATGTATACAAGATACTGGAGGAAGGAGCCGCGGCCCAGTCTGACCTGAGGGAAAAGGACATCATCACCAGGGTGGACGGACAGAGCGTCCGGAACATGACGGATTTGCAGGAGCTTCTGGCCTGCTACGAGATGGGAGAACAGATTGATCTGACGGTACAGTCCCAGAAGGACGGGGAATACCAGGAAAGGACGGTCACCATCACGCTGAAGGCCATGCCCCAGGAGAATACGGAAACACAGGCCCAATAA